One segment of Leguminivora glycinivorella isolate SPB_JAAS2020 chromosome 12, LegGlyc_1.1, whole genome shotgun sequence DNA contains the following:
- the LOC125231930 gene encoding gamma-glutamyl hydrolase A-like isoform X1, producing MISQENTGFCEPHIRLQFPESRDGDITRCATQETELEDEDGCNGSAPAPALNDRPIIGVLAQEQHYKFWDKYPENYTSYIAASYVKALEASGARVVPIMIGKDRAYYKDIIGKLNGVLFPGGATYFNQSNGFADAGQHIYESAIEINEAGDYFPIFGTCLGFELIIILASGRGPVENRVHCHSFGNSPLNFTSDFRKSKMYKSAGEDIINILSREDITANHHQFCIVDENLKSHNLTKEWRVTAHSNDANGLEFIASVEHNRYPFYGVQFHPEKIYEWKQTKSYPHSYTAIKANRHFMDFFVNECRMNNHKFSDEEEENKCLIYNYNTHFTGAEGSEYLQCYFFEPRNVGKGKENYSNVAI from the exons ATGATAAGTCAGGAGAATACTGGATTTTGTGAACCCCATATACGTCTACAATTTCCTGAAAGCAGAGATGGAGATATTACGAGATGTGCAACACAAGAGACTGAGCTTGAAGATGAAGACGGCTGTAATGGCA gtgcgccggcgccggcgctcAACGACCGGCCCATCATCGGCGTGCTAGCCCAGGAGCAACACTACAAGTTCTGGGACAAGTATCCTGAGAACTACACTAGTTACATCGCGGCGTCGTATGTGAAAGCTTTGGAGGCGTCCGGGGCAAGAGTTGTACCGATAAT GATCGGGAAAGACCGTGCATATTACAAAGATATTATTGGAAAATTAAACGG CGTCCTgttccccggcggagcaacatACTTCAACCAGTCCAACGGTTTCGCAGACGCAGGGCAACATATCTACGAGTCAGCCATCGAGATCAACGAGGCCGGGGACTATTTCCCTATCTTCGGCACCTGTCTTGGCTTCGAGCTGATCATCATACTGGCCTCGGGCCGGGGGCCGGTCGAGAACAGAGTCCATTGCCACTCTTTTGGGAATAGTCCTCTTAATTTTACTAGTG ATTTCCGCAAGAGCAAGATGTACAAGAGCGCTGGTGAAGACATTATCAATATATTGTCCCGTGAAGACATCACAGCCAACCATCATCAATTTTGTATTGTGGATGAG AACCTGAAGTCTCACAACTTGACTAAAGAGTGGCGAGTAACGGCACACAGCAACGACGCCAACGGACTGGAATTCATAGCTAGTGTGGAACATAATAG GTATCCGTTTTACGGCGTCCAGTTTCATCCAGAAAAGATCTACGAGTGGAAACAAACCAAGTCTTACCCTCACAGTTATACTGCGATCAAAGCGAATCGTCACTTCATGGATTTCTTCGTGAACGAGTGTAGAATGAACAATCATAAGTTTTCTGATGAAGAAGAAGAGAATAAGTgccttatttataattataatacacatTTTACTGGCGCTGAAGGTAGTGAATATCTGCAGTGTTATTTCTTTGAGCCTAGGAATGTTGGGAAAGGTAAAGAAAATTATTCCAATGTTGCCATTTAA
- the LOC125231930 gene encoding gamma-glutamyl hydrolase A-like isoform X2: MISQENTGFCEPHIRLQFPESRDGDITRCATQETELEDEDGCAPAPALNDRPIIGVLAQEQHYKFWDKYPENYTSYIAASYVKALEASGARVVPIMIGKDRAYYKDIIGKLNGVLFPGGATYFNQSNGFADAGQHIYESAIEINEAGDYFPIFGTCLGFELIIILASGRGPVENRVHCHSFGNSPLNFTSDFRKSKMYKSAGEDIINILSREDITANHHQFCIVDENLKSHNLTKEWRVTAHSNDANGLEFIASVEHNRYPFYGVQFHPEKIYEWKQTKSYPHSYTAIKANRHFMDFFVNECRMNNHKFSDEEEENKCLIYNYNTHFTGAEGSEYLQCYFFEPRNVGKGKENYSNVAI; encoded by the exons ATGATAAGTCAGGAGAATACTGGATTTTGTGAACCCCATATACGTCTACAATTTCCTGAAAGCAGAGATGGAGATATTACGAGATGTGCAACACAAGAGACTGAGCTTGAAGATGAAGACGGCT gtgcgccggcgccggcgctcAACGACCGGCCCATCATCGGCGTGCTAGCCCAGGAGCAACACTACAAGTTCTGGGACAAGTATCCTGAGAACTACACTAGTTACATCGCGGCGTCGTATGTGAAAGCTTTGGAGGCGTCCGGGGCAAGAGTTGTACCGATAAT GATCGGGAAAGACCGTGCATATTACAAAGATATTATTGGAAAATTAAACGG CGTCCTgttccccggcggagcaacatACTTCAACCAGTCCAACGGTTTCGCAGACGCAGGGCAACATATCTACGAGTCAGCCATCGAGATCAACGAGGCCGGGGACTATTTCCCTATCTTCGGCACCTGTCTTGGCTTCGAGCTGATCATCATACTGGCCTCGGGCCGGGGGCCGGTCGAGAACAGAGTCCATTGCCACTCTTTTGGGAATAGTCCTCTTAATTTTACTAGTG ATTTCCGCAAGAGCAAGATGTACAAGAGCGCTGGTGAAGACATTATCAATATATTGTCCCGTGAAGACATCACAGCCAACCATCATCAATTTTGTATTGTGGATGAG AACCTGAAGTCTCACAACTTGACTAAAGAGTGGCGAGTAACGGCACACAGCAACGACGCCAACGGACTGGAATTCATAGCTAGTGTGGAACATAATAG GTATCCGTTTTACGGCGTCCAGTTTCATCCAGAAAAGATCTACGAGTGGAAACAAACCAAGTCTTACCCTCACAGTTATACTGCGATCAAAGCGAATCGTCACTTCATGGATTTCTTCGTGAACGAGTGTAGAATGAACAATCATAAGTTTTCTGATGAAGAAGAAGAGAATAAGTgccttatttataattataatacacatTTTACTGGCGCTGAAGGTAGTGAATATCTGCAGTGTTATTTCTTTGAGCCTAGGAATGTTGGGAAAGGTAAAGAAAATTATTCCAATGTTGCCATTTAA
- the LOC125231930 gene encoding gamma-glutamyl hydrolase A-like isoform X3 gives MRSLNSEIRAMCSSTMGALLTLAYFLHCEGAPAPALNDRPIIGVLAQEQHYKFWDKYPENYTSYIAASYVKALEASGARVVPIMIGKDRAYYKDIIGKLNGVLFPGGATYFNQSNGFADAGQHIYESAIEINEAGDYFPIFGTCLGFELIIILASGRGPVENRVHCHSFGNSPLNFTSDFRKSKMYKSAGEDIINILSREDITANHHQFCIVDENLKSHNLTKEWRVTAHSNDANGLEFIASVEHNRYPFYGVQFHPEKIYEWKQTKSYPHSYTAIKANRHFMDFFVNECRMNNHKFSDEEEENKCLIYNYNTHFTGAEGSEYLQCYFFEPRNVGKGKENYSNVAI, from the exons ATGAG GTCGCTGAATTCCGAGATCCGAGCAATGTGTTCGAGCACGATGGGTGCGTTGCTGACGTTGGCGTATTTTTTGCACTGCGAAggtgcgccggcgccggcgctcAACGACCGGCCCATCATCGGCGTGCTAGCCCAGGAGCAACACTACAAGTTCTGGGACAAGTATCCTGAGAACTACACTAGTTACATCGCGGCGTCGTATGTGAAAGCTTTGGAGGCGTCCGGGGCAAGAGTTGTACCGATAAT GATCGGGAAAGACCGTGCATATTACAAAGATATTATTGGAAAATTAAACGG CGTCCTgttccccggcggagcaacatACTTCAACCAGTCCAACGGTTTCGCAGACGCAGGGCAACATATCTACGAGTCAGCCATCGAGATCAACGAGGCCGGGGACTATTTCCCTATCTTCGGCACCTGTCTTGGCTTCGAGCTGATCATCATACTGGCCTCGGGCCGGGGGCCGGTCGAGAACAGAGTCCATTGCCACTCTTTTGGGAATAGTCCTCTTAATTTTACTAGTG ATTTCCGCAAGAGCAAGATGTACAAGAGCGCTGGTGAAGACATTATCAATATATTGTCCCGTGAAGACATCACAGCCAACCATCATCAATTTTGTATTGTGGATGAG AACCTGAAGTCTCACAACTTGACTAAAGAGTGGCGAGTAACGGCACACAGCAACGACGCCAACGGACTGGAATTCATAGCTAGTGTGGAACATAATAG GTATCCGTTTTACGGCGTCCAGTTTCATCCAGAAAAGATCTACGAGTGGAAACAAACCAAGTCTTACCCTCACAGTTATACTGCGATCAAAGCGAATCGTCACTTCATGGATTTCTTCGTGAACGAGTGTAGAATGAACAATCATAAGTTTTCTGATGAAGAAGAAGAGAATAAGTgccttatttataattataatacacatTTTACTGGCGCTGAAGGTAGTGAATATCTGCAGTGTTATTTCTTTGAGCCTAGGAATGTTGGGAAAGGTAAAGAAAATTATTCCAATGTTGCCATTTAA
- the LOC125231930 gene encoding gamma-glutamyl hydrolase A-like isoform X4 yields the protein MCSSTMGALLTLAYFLHCEGAPAPALNDRPIIGVLAQEQHYKFWDKYPENYTSYIAASYVKALEASGARVVPIMIGKDRAYYKDIIGKLNGVLFPGGATYFNQSNGFADAGQHIYESAIEINEAGDYFPIFGTCLGFELIIILASGRGPVENRVHCHSFGNSPLNFTSDFRKSKMYKSAGEDIINILSREDITANHHQFCIVDENLKSHNLTKEWRVTAHSNDANGLEFIASVEHNRYPFYGVQFHPEKIYEWKQTKSYPHSYTAIKANRHFMDFFVNECRMNNHKFSDEEEENKCLIYNYNTHFTGAEGSEYLQCYFFEPRNVGKGKENYSNVAI from the exons ATGTGTTCGAGCACGATGGGTGCGTTGCTGACGTTGGCGTATTTTTTGCACTGCGAAggtgcgccggcgccggcgctcAACGACCGGCCCATCATCGGCGTGCTAGCCCAGGAGCAACACTACAAGTTCTGGGACAAGTATCCTGAGAACTACACTAGTTACATCGCGGCGTCGTATGTGAAAGCTTTGGAGGCGTCCGGGGCAAGAGTTGTACCGATAAT GATCGGGAAAGACCGTGCATATTACAAAGATATTATTGGAAAATTAAACGG CGTCCTgttccccggcggagcaacatACTTCAACCAGTCCAACGGTTTCGCAGACGCAGGGCAACATATCTACGAGTCAGCCATCGAGATCAACGAGGCCGGGGACTATTTCCCTATCTTCGGCACCTGTCTTGGCTTCGAGCTGATCATCATACTGGCCTCGGGCCGGGGGCCGGTCGAGAACAGAGTCCATTGCCACTCTTTTGGGAATAGTCCTCTTAATTTTACTAGTG ATTTCCGCAAGAGCAAGATGTACAAGAGCGCTGGTGAAGACATTATCAATATATTGTCCCGTGAAGACATCACAGCCAACCATCATCAATTTTGTATTGTGGATGAG AACCTGAAGTCTCACAACTTGACTAAAGAGTGGCGAGTAACGGCACACAGCAACGACGCCAACGGACTGGAATTCATAGCTAGTGTGGAACATAATAG GTATCCGTTTTACGGCGTCCAGTTTCATCCAGAAAAGATCTACGAGTGGAAACAAACCAAGTCTTACCCTCACAGTTATACTGCGATCAAAGCGAATCGTCACTTCATGGATTTCTTCGTGAACGAGTGTAGAATGAACAATCATAAGTTTTCTGATGAAGAAGAAGAGAATAAGTgccttatttataattataatacacatTTTACTGGCGCTGAAGGTAGTGAATATCTGCAGTGTTATTTCTTTGAGCCTAGGAATGTTGGGAAAGGTAAAGAAAATTATTCCAATGTTGCCATTTAA
- the LOC125231932 gene encoding uncharacterized protein LOC125231932: MAWRTAIDGSQDVSLALRVMQRRNPKLRTDEWKVVDTVMSELNTRRIVLMDQVSADVIREAGYVLHSGLDTSHFKLLETGKEREHEEAGVEPGADGGEGDSVANEASGAAGAATGEAPERDAPPGAPAEVARDRSEAGEVVLVGESFAGLRWTRESSPILSVAGSEDLRGLEELYLEGTTSPMSCDNTVQEAAADLSTAKH; the protein is encoded by the coding sequence ATGGCCTGGCGTACGGCGATCGATGGCAGCCAGGACGTGTCGCTGGCTCTGCGGGTGATGCAGAGGCGCAACCCTAAACTCCGCACCGACGAGTGGAAGGTGGTCGACACCGTGATGTCGGAGCTGAACACCAGGCGCATCGTTCTGATGGACCAGGTGTCAGCTGACGTCATCAGGGAGGCCGGCTACGTTCTTCACTCGGGGCTCGACACCAGCCACTTCAAGCTCCTGGAGACGGGGAAGGAGCGTGAGCATGAAGAGGCTGGGGTGGAGCCCGGCGCGGACGGGGGGGAGGGGGACTCGGTGGCCAATGAGGCTTCGGGCGCCGCGGGGGCGGCGACGGGGGAGGCCCCGGAGCGGGACGCGCCGCCTGGCGCTCCTGCGGAGGTGGCTCGGGACCGGTCAGAGGCGGGGGAAGTGGTGCTAGTCGGGGAGAGTTTCGCCGGGCTGCGCTGGACCCGAGAGTCGTCACCGATCCTATCGGTGGCGGGCTCGGAGGACCTGCGCGGTCTGGAGGAACTCTACCTGGAGGGCACCACTTCGCCCATGTCCTGCGACAACACGGTCCAGGAGGCGGCCGCTGATCTCAGCACCGCCAAACACTAA